In Liquorilactobacillus nagelii DSM 13675, the following proteins share a genomic window:
- a CDS encoding replication-associated recombination protein A, translating into MKPLAFRMRPRVIDEVIGQQHLVGPGKIIRRMVTAKMLSSMILYGPPGTGKTSIASAIAGSTKYALRTLNAATDSKKELEAVAAEAKMSGTVILMLDEIHRLTKPKQDFLLPHLESGRIILIGATTENPYIAINPAIRSRTQIFQVKPLSENDIKTAINRALTDSERGLGKMKIQLEPAAEQLLTQVTHGDLRSVLNALELAAKSTPPSGENQEIKLTLKIIEECIQHKALVQDKDGDAHYDVISAFQKSIRGSDTDAALHYLARLLAAGDLVSVFRRLLTIAYEDIGLANPTAASHTVAAITAAEKIGLPEARIPLAAAVIELCISPKSNAAITAIDAALKDINQGNYGDVPDHLKDAHYQGAQKLGHGIDYKYPHDFNHDWIAQQYLPTKLKNKRYFQPKGNSRFEVQLKERYQRLKKAQEQQLPPRQ; encoded by the coding sequence TTGAAACCACTTGCTTTTCGAATGCGTCCGCGCGTTATTGATGAAGTTATCGGTCAACAACATTTAGTCGGTCCTGGTAAAATCATTCGCCGGATGGTAACTGCAAAAATGTTATCCTCGATGATTCTTTATGGGCCACCTGGTACTGGTAAAACTAGTATTGCCAGTGCCATTGCCGGCTCAACCAAATATGCTTTACGAACCTTAAACGCTGCAACTGATTCGAAAAAAGAACTTGAAGCAGTAGCAGCCGAAGCAAAAATGAGTGGGACGGTTATTTTGATGCTTGACGAAATCCATCGCCTAACCAAACCCAAGCAAGATTTCTTACTGCCTCACTTAGAAAGTGGTCGAATCATCCTAATTGGCGCTACAACTGAGAATCCATACATTGCAATTAATCCAGCTATACGGAGTCGTACCCAGATCTTCCAAGTTAAACCTTTAAGTGAAAATGACATTAAAACAGCAATTAACCGTGCGCTAACTGATTCCGAACGCGGTCTAGGCAAAATGAAAATCCAACTTGAACCCGCCGCTGAACAATTACTCACTCAAGTAACTCATGGTGATTTGCGCAGTGTTTTGAATGCTTTAGAGCTCGCAGCCAAGTCAACTCCGCCCAGTGGAGAAAATCAGGAAATTAAGTTAACGCTAAAAATTATTGAAGAATGCATTCAACATAAAGCATTAGTCCAAGATAAAGATGGCGATGCCCACTATGACGTGATTTCGGCATTTCAAAAATCAATTCGTGGCTCAGATACCGATGCTGCCCTACACTATTTAGCTCGTTTACTGGCAGCTGGAGATTTGGTTAGTGTTTTTCGGCGACTATTAACTATTGCTTATGAAGATATTGGCCTAGCCAACCCTACCGCCGCATCGCATACGGTCGCGGCTATCACTGCCGCTGAAAAAATTGGTTTGCCCGAGGCACGAATTCCGTTAGCCGCTGCTGTCATCGAACTTTGTATTTCGCCCAAATCTAATGCTGCCATCACAGCAATTGATGCTGCCTTAAAAGACATTAATCAAGGGAATTATGGTGATGTGCCTGACCACTTAAAAGATGCTCATTATCAAGGTGCACAAAAGTTGGGTCATGGCATCGACTATAAATATCCGCATGATTTTAATCACGATTGGATTGCTCAACAATATCTTCCAACTAAATTAAAAAATAAACGTTATTTTCAACCGAAAGGTAATAGTCGTTTTGAAGTACAGTTAAAAGAGCGCTACCAACGCCTTAAAAAAGCGCAAGAGCAACAATTACCACCACGCCAATAA
- the sdaAB gene encoding L-serine ammonia-lyase, iron-sulfur-dependent subunit beta encodes MMANYKSVFDIIGPIMIGPSSSHTAGAVAIGRAANKVFNGLPQKIVVHYYESFAQTHKGHGTDYAIISGILGFAPDDSRVPNAIKIAESKGIKIKFIEETVDSPINHPNTAIIELENTDKQIKLAGCSIGGGTIEIREIQLDGFSIKPKGPLPIVLVKGQSSDNEIVEKSLKKLAQIYQTNKYGTSDQQQIFEYDLSRRLRSNDIAELSDKLPELIYL; translated from the coding sequence ATTATGGCAAATTATAAAAGTGTTTTTGATATTATTGGTCCGATTATGATTGGCCCTTCTAGTTCGCATACAGCTGGTGCAGTTGCCATTGGTCGTGCAGCAAATAAAGTTTTTAATGGTTTACCACAAAAAATTGTTGTTCATTATTATGAGTCTTTTGCTCAAACACACAAAGGACATGGAACGGATTACGCGATTATCAGTGGTATCTTAGGCTTTGCACCTGATGATTCGCGGGTTCCGAATGCAATTAAAATTGCAGAGTCAAAGGGAATTAAGATTAAGTTTATTGAAGAAACTGTTGATAGTCCCATTAATCATCCAAACACAGCGATTATTGAATTGGAAAATACTGACAAGCAAATTAAGTTAGCAGGTTGTTCGATCGGTGGGGGGACAATTGAAATTCGTGAAATTCAATTAGACGGTTTTAGTATTAAACCTAAGGGACCACTACCTATTGTACTAGTTAAAGGTCAAAGCTCGGATAATGAAATTGTCGAAAAAAGTTTAAAAAAACTGGCACAAATTTATCAAACGAATAAATATGGTACTAGTGACCAGCAACAAATTTTTGAATATGATTTAAGCCGTCGTTTAAGAAGCAATGATATAGCTGAACTATCTGATAAGCTACCAGAGTTAATTTATTTATAA
- a CDS encoding RNA degradosome polyphosphate kinase, whose protein sequence is MKSKFNKHAYFKNRELSWLDFNGRVLEEARDAENPLLERVNFLGITQSNVDEFFMVRVASLNKMYSVGIKTTDASGMTPKQQIDAINALEQEMVVKRYNTFNRSLLPQLEKNDIKIIKPNQADAAQYRFLQRYFNDELYPVLTPLADDSSRPFPFISNNSLNLAIRIQETANHENKRFATVRIPEIFGRLIKIPHAANTFVLIEEIIKEFLSSLFTGYRVSEAATYRVIRDMDLDVAEEDTSDLLREVQKQLKKREHGNVMRLEIESTMSKHLSKRLIQTLNVDQSAVYRINGPVDLTFLKKLSGKVDGHDDLRYQPYRSFVEPKLSEGHNIFAAIRQQDFLMQHPYDSFNSVVRFIEQAALDANVLAIKMTLYRVSGNSPIIKYLGLAAQHGKQVTVLVEVKARFDEENNVRWAKQLEKMGCHVIYGLVGLKTHCKMALVIRRDEDGIRRYMHLGTGNYNDVTANFYTDMGILTANIDMGIDASNIFNMLSGYAKPPYFHKLHISPNKIRDFINRKIDDEILHAQNDQPAEIRMKMNSLSDQQIIAKLYQASAAGVKIKLIVRGICCLKTDIPGISENIEVHSIVGRFLEHSRIYYFYNQGNQDIYLSSADMMTRNLDRRVELLFPALQADIKAKIISIFDLLWQDNIKTRALHDDHFARIDRRGLAPLNSQEFFVAEAVKKNHLLLEHRRQAKKQATVFQPMMHHESSLNPNKDSQEE, encoded by the coding sequence ATGAAATCAAAATTTAATAAGCATGCGTATTTTAAAAATCGCGAACTTAGCTGGCTTGATTTTAACGGCCGTGTACTTGAGGAAGCACGGGATGCAGAAAATCCTTTGCTAGAGCGAGTTAACTTTTTAGGAATCACACAAAGCAATGTTGATGAATTTTTCATGGTACGAGTTGCTTCGTTAAATAAAATGTACTCGGTTGGTATTAAAACCACCGATGCATCTGGTATGACCCCCAAGCAACAAATTGATGCTATTAATGCTTTGGAACAAGAAATGGTGGTTAAACGTTATAATACCTTTAACCGCTCGTTACTGCCGCAATTAGAAAAAAATGACATAAAAATAATTAAACCCAATCAAGCTGATGCAGCACAATATCGTTTCTTGCAAAGATATTTCAATGATGAACTCTACCCTGTCCTAACACCGTTAGCCGATGATTCATCACGACCTTTTCCGTTTATCAGTAATAATTCGCTCAACTTGGCTATTAGGATTCAAGAAACTGCCAACCATGAAAATAAGCGTTTTGCGACAGTTCGAATTCCAGAAATCTTTGGCCGCTTAATTAAGATTCCCCATGCAGCGAATACATTCGTCTTAATTGAAGAAATTATCAAAGAATTTCTTAGTAGTCTTTTTACCGGTTATCGTGTCAGTGAAGCGGCTACTTATCGAGTAATTCGGGATATGGATCTAGATGTTGCTGAAGAAGACACGTCTGATCTGCTTCGTGAAGTCCAGAAACAATTAAAGAAACGTGAACATGGCAATGTTATGCGACTAGAAATTGAAAGCACCATGAGTAAACATCTCAGCAAGCGGCTAATTCAAACTCTTAACGTTGACCAAAGTGCTGTTTATCGGATTAATGGACCTGTTGATCTGACATTTTTGAAGAAGCTGTCTGGTAAAGTTGATGGTCACGATGATCTGCGTTATCAACCTTATCGTTCCTTTGTTGAGCCTAAGTTAAGTGAAGGCCACAATATATTTGCTGCAATTCGTCAACAAGACTTTTTAATGCAGCATCCTTATGATTCGTTCAACTCGGTCGTTCGTTTTATTGAACAAGCAGCACTTGATGCAAATGTGTTAGCAATTAAAATGACTTTGTATCGAGTTTCTGGTAACTCACCAATCATTAAATATTTAGGCTTAGCAGCGCAACATGGTAAACAAGTTACCGTTTTAGTTGAAGTCAAAGCCCGCTTTGATGAGGAGAATAATGTCCGTTGGGCTAAACAATTAGAAAAAATGGGCTGTCATGTAATTTATGGATTGGTTGGCCTAAAAACTCACTGTAAAATGGCCTTGGTTATTCGACGTGATGAGGATGGTATTCGTCGCTACATGCATCTTGGAACGGGCAATTACAATGACGTAACAGCCAATTTTTACACCGATATGGGTATTTTAACTGCTAACATTGATATGGGAATCGATGCTTCTAATATCTTTAATATGCTATCTGGCTATGCTAAACCACCTTACTTTCACAAACTTCATATCTCACCTAATAAAATTCGCGATTTTATTAATCGAAAAATCGACGATGAAATCTTACACGCTCAGAATGATCAACCAGCTGAAATCCGGATGAAAATGAATTCACTGTCTGATCAACAGATTATTGCTAAACTTTATCAAGCTTCAGCTGCGGGAGTTAAAATTAAATTAATTGTCCGCGGAATTTGCTGTTTAAAAACCGATATTCCCGGCATCAGTGAAAATATTGAGGTTCATTCAATTGTTGGAAGATTTTTGGAGCATAGTCGCATTTACTATTTCTATAACCAAGGCAATCAAGACATTTATTTATCTAGTGCTGACATGATGACCCGTAATCTTGATCGACGGGTAGAATTGCTTTTCCCCGCTTTGCAAGCAGATATCAAAGCCAAAATTATTTCAATTTTCGATTTGCTGTGGCAAGATAATATTAAAACCCGTGCCTTGCATGATGATCATTTTGCACGAATTGATCGACGTGGACTTGCTCCTTTGAATTCCCAAGAGTTTTTTGTTGCAGAAGCAGTGAAGAAAAACCATTTACTTTTAGAACACCGCCGACAAGCCAAAAAACAAGCAACTGTTTTTCAACCCATGATGCATCATGAGAGCTCATTAAATCCTAATAAAGACTCACAGGAGGAATAA
- a CDS encoding PAS domain-containing protein, with protein sequence MDRQQKIYTYIRSFIPMVDFLAEILGNTSEVVLNDLTDLDHSVIAIRNATVSKRKIGDPATNLALRTMQAGKREKSQFLANYQGVSRGDILYGHQHFLFGIKKN encoded by the coding sequence ATGGATCGACAACAGAAAATTTATACTTATATTAGAAGCTTTATTCCAATGGTTGATTTTTTAGCTGAAATTCTGGGAAACACCAGTGAAGTTGTTTTAAATGATTTAACTGATTTAGATCATTCAGTAATTGCTATTCGGAATGCTACTGTTTCAAAACGAAAAATTGGTGACCCAGCAACAAATTTAGCCTTGCGAACAATGCAAGCTGGGAAACGCGAAAAAAGTCAATTCTTGGCGAACTATCAAGGGGTTTCCCGGGGGGACATACTTTACGGTCATCAACATTTTTTATTCGGTATCAAGAAGAATTAG
- the serS gene encoding serine--tRNA ligase yields MLNPKYVRENEKIVREKLANRGVKGEEIDQYVELDQERRTQIKQVEDLKSQKNQLTDQIRQKTTGNDQRQELIAEVKGLNQKIKTLENTVAELEEKFRYIAVRLPNLPDDSIPVGPDEDSNVEIRKWGTIPTFNFEPKAHWDLGDDLQMLDFERAAKISGARFVFYKNAGARLERAVYNFMLDLHTKEQGYQEVLPPYLVTGNTMFGTGQFPKFKEDVYTVEATGMTLIPTAEVPLTNYYSQEILDEKQLPVYLTALTPCFRSEAGSAGRDTRGLIRMHQFNKVEMVKYVKPENSYQELEKLTLDAQEVLKRLGLAHHVIVLSTGDTGFSSAKTYDVEVWMPYQHTYREISSCSNCLDFQARRAMIRYRKEDGSVAYVHTLNGSGLAVGRTVAAIMENYQQADGSIKIPEALVPYMDGVKVITQDDQLAAAKKAHHVE; encoded by the coding sequence ATGTTAAATCCAAAATATGTTCGAGAAAATGAAAAAATTGTACGTGAAAAACTAGCTAATCGTGGAGTTAAGGGAGAAGAAATTGATCAATACGTTGAGCTCGATCAAGAAAGAAGAACTCAAATTAAACAAGTTGAAGATTTGAAAAGTCAAAAGAATCAGTTAACTGATCAAATTCGGCAGAAAACAACCGGCAACGATCAGCGGCAAGAATTAATTGCTGAAGTTAAGGGATTGAACCAAAAAATCAAAACACTGGAAAATACAGTAGCTGAACTAGAAGAAAAATTCCGTTATATTGCAGTTCGTTTACCTAATTTACCAGATGATAGTATTCCTGTTGGACCTGATGAAGATAGTAACGTTGAAATCAGAAAATGGGGGACTATCCCAACATTTAATTTTGAACCAAAAGCTCACTGGGATTTAGGTGATGATTTGCAAATGCTTGATTTTGAACGGGCTGCCAAAATTTCAGGTGCAAGATTTGTCTTTTATAAAAATGCTGGTGCGCGTTTGGAACGGGCAGTTTATAATTTTATGTTAGATTTACACACTAAAGAACAAGGCTATCAAGAAGTATTACCACCATATTTAGTAACTGGGAACACAATGTTTGGTACCGGTCAATTTCCTAAGTTTAAAGAAGATGTTTACACAGTTGAAGCAACTGGTATGACCTTGATCCCAACAGCAGAGGTCCCACTGACAAATTATTATTCACAAGAAATTTTGGATGAAAAACAATTACCGGTTTATCTGACTGCTTTAACGCCATGTTTTCGTTCAGAAGCTGGTAGTGCAGGTCGTGATACTCGAGGATTGATTCGGATGCATCAATTCAATAAGGTTGAAATGGTTAAGTACGTTAAACCAGAAAATTCTTATCAAGAACTCGAAAAATTAACGCTTGATGCTCAAGAGGTTTTGAAACGATTAGGACTAGCTCATCATGTAATTGTGCTTTCAACTGGTGATACAGGTTTTTCATCAGCGAAAACGTATGATGTTGAAGTCTGGATGCCATACCAACATACTTATCGTGAAATCAGCTCATGTTCAAATTGCTTGGACTTCCAAGCGCGTCGAGCAATGATTCGTTACCGAAAGGAAGATGGAAGTGTGGCATATGTCCATACATTGAATGGCTCAGGGTTAGCGGTTGGTCGTACAGTAGCAGCTATTATGGAAAATTATCAACAAGCAGATGGGTCAATTAAAATTCCGGAAGCTTTGGTTCCATATATGGATGGGGTTAAAGTAATTACGCAAGATGATCAATTAGCTGCTGCCAAAAAGGCTCATCATGTAGAGTAG
- a CDS encoding D-alanine--D-alanine ligase family protein, with translation MGKKKLHIALFFGGNSSEHDVSKRSAHNIYDGLNKDKYDVSVFMFAKNGYLLGNKDSMRIFDGEDEDQVMAEIMPKVDFSNPLANIQNISEVKDIDVFYPVIHGNMGEDGTVQGLFRLLNKPWIGSGVASSGVSFDKDLTKQLLTLHGVRNTKYVVVTPENRSDFSYEKCSQKLGQVLFIKPARQGSSVGIYKVQNAAEFERALTDAFNYDYKVMVEEAIQGPREVECSVLGNRNPKASKLGAIEIPTGDEFYDYNNKFVDASGVVFDLPVDLPEDLAAEITQMSLDAFKILDNRGLARMDFLVDQNNVPYFGEVNTLPGFTNISLYPQLWKVSGIEYSELLDQLIQLAIDEFNDNAKLHYDFVELGKEKLPDSLKKK, from the coding sequence ATGGGAAAAAAGAAATTACACATTGCTTTATTTTTTGGCGGTAACTCTTCAGAGCATGACGTTTCAAAAAGATCAGCCCATAATATTTATGATGGACTGAACAAAGATAAGTATGATGTATCAGTATTTATGTTTGCGAAAAATGGTTATCTGTTAGGAAACAAAGACTCGATGCGCATCTTCGATGGTGAGGATGAGGACCAGGTTATGGCTGAAATTATGCCAAAAGTGGATTTCTCAAATCCGTTAGCAAATATTCAGAATATTTCTGAAGTAAAAGACATTGATGTGTTTTATCCGGTAATTCATGGAAACATGGGAGAAGATGGAACAGTTCAGGGATTGTTTCGTTTGCTTAATAAGCCGTGGATTGGTAGTGGAGTAGCATCATCCGGGGTTTCTTTTGATAAGGATCTAACCAAACAATTACTGACGCTTCATGGTGTGCGTAATACTAAATATGTCGTAGTAACTCCAGAAAATCGATCCGATTTTTCATATGAAAAATGCAGTCAAAAGTTAGGTCAAGTTCTCTTTATCAAACCGGCACGGCAAGGCTCATCAGTCGGCATTTATAAAGTACAAAATGCTGCTGAATTTGAGCGCGCACTGACAGATGCTTTTAATTATGACTATAAAGTGATGGTTGAAGAAGCAATTCAGGGTCCACGTGAAGTTGAATGTTCTGTTTTAGGCAACCGCAATCCAAAAGCTTCAAAATTAGGTGCAATTGAAATTCCAACTGGTGATGAATTTTATGATTACAATAATAAATTTGTTGACGCATCAGGCGTTGTATTTGATTTACCAGTTGATTTGCCAGAAGATTTGGCTGCTGAGATTACACAAATGTCGCTAGATGCATTTAAGATTTTGGATAATCGTGGATTAGCTCGGATGGACTTTTTAGTTGATCAAAACAATGTACCATATTTCGGCGAGGTTAATACACTTCCTGGTTTTACAAATATTTCATTGTACCCGCAACTGTGGAAAGTTTCAGGCATTGAGTATAGTGAATTATTGGATCAACTGATACAATTAGCCATTGATGAATTCAATGATAATGCTAAGTTACATTATGACTTTGTTGAATTAGGTAAAGAGAAGCTTCCGGACTCTTTAAAGAAAAAATAG
- the sdaAA gene encoding L-serine ammonia-lyase, iron-sulfur-dependent, subunit alpha yields MYTNIKELVDDAKKKQQSISELMIQQEINENQATREEVWQAMEQNLAVMENAAKKGVTGDGVFSKTGLTGGEAVLLQKYRQEKTTLSGDTMIAAVQNAIATNEVNAAMGVICATPTAGSSGTLPGILFTITKRLQLNHEQQVRFLFTAGAFGMVIANNAGIAGATGGCQAEVGSASAMGAAAAVEAAGGSPEQSAEALAMAISNLLGLVCDPVAGLVELPCVKRNAIGAGNGLIAADMALAGLTNKIPADEVIQAMDRVGKGLPRALRETGLGGVAGTPTGLKLKMKIFGQTVADN; encoded by the coding sequence ATGTATACAAATATCAAAGAATTAGTTGACGATGCTAAAAAGAAGCAACAATCAATATCAGAACTAATGATTCAACAAGAAATCAATGAGAATCAAGCAACGCGAGAAGAGGTTTGGCAAGCAATGGAACAAAATCTCGCCGTCATGGAAAATGCAGCAAAAAAAGGTGTTACTGGTGACGGAGTTTTCAGTAAAACTGGTTTAACCGGCGGCGAAGCTGTTTTGTTACAGAAGTACCGGCAAGAAAAAACTACTTTGTCAGGTGATACTATGATTGCAGCTGTCCAGAATGCAATTGCGACCAACGAAGTTAATGCAGCCATGGGAGTGATTTGTGCAACGCCAACAGCTGGTTCATCTGGTACTTTGCCAGGAATCTTGTTTACCATAACAAAACGCTTGCAACTCAATCATGAACAGCAAGTTCGTTTTCTTTTTACAGCAGGGGCGTTTGGAATGGTAATTGCTAATAACGCTGGAATTGCTGGGGCAACAGGTGGTTGTCAAGCAGAAGTTGGCAGTGCATCGGCGATGGGAGCCGCTGCAGCTGTCGAAGCGGCTGGTGGTTCGCCTGAGCAATCAGCTGAAGCTCTTGCGATGGCAATTAGTAATTTATTAGGATTAGTTTGTGATCCTGTAGCTGGATTAGTTGAATTGCCATGTGTTAAACGTAATGCAATCGGAGCCGGCAATGGGTTGATTGCTGCTGATATGGCACTTGCAGGTTTGACAAACAAAATTCCAGCTGATGAAGTAATTCAAGCTATGGATCGAGTTGGTAAAGGACTGCCACGGGCTTTGCGTGAAACTGGTCTCGGAGGAGTTGCGGGAACACCAACAGGATTGAAATTAAAGATGAAAATTTTTGGACAGACAGTAGCCGATAATTAG
- a CDS encoding PTS sugar transporter subunit IIC yields MSIITGVLVLLSVIGIMTLFTFKAPNGKKAVSALSGAACATFLPQAFLSYAIGGVFNVEFAKQIGNTMGSLGGLAAGTLVPLAFGISPVFAILLGVSLLKVKLLPAFIAAYLISFLIKWLQKKVTDGLDLIVIVLVGPMLVNLIANLISPGVLFILHVIGTSVTTATQGNPIFMGAILGMIIPIVGMTPLSSMVLTSLIGLTGVPMAIGALGCTGNSFLNFTLFRKLKFGDFSTTLAVTIEPLTQIDIIAANPIPIFLTNAFAGAVNGIIITMFGLVINVTGMATPWAGLIVAFGFNPAIKTLEAVLLILINSTIWGYLGGLMFKHFDIHTVAEIRDEHQTEEKTVASVKA; encoded by the coding sequence ATGTCAATTATTACCGGCGTTTTAGTATTACTTTCAGTAATCGGGATTATGACGCTTTTCACTTTTAAAGCGCCTAACGGTAAAAAAGCTGTCAGTGCCTTATCAGGAGCTGCTTGTGCTACATTTTTACCACAGGCATTTCTAAGTTATGCAATTGGTGGGGTTTTTAATGTTGAATTTGCAAAACAGATTGGTAACACAATGGGGTCACTTGGTGGATTAGCGGCTGGTACTCTGGTGCCTTTAGCATTTGGAATTAGTCCAGTTTTTGCAATTTTGCTCGGAGTTTCACTTTTAAAAGTCAAGTTATTACCAGCATTTATTGCTGCTTATCTAATTTCTTTTTTGATAAAATGGTTGCAAAAAAAAGTTACAGACGGATTAGATTTAATTGTTATTGTTCTCGTTGGTCCAATGTTAGTAAACTTGATTGCTAATTTAATTTCCCCTGGGGTATTGTTCATTTTACATGTAATCGGTACATCAGTAACAACAGCCACTCAAGGAAATCCTATCTTCATGGGAGCAATCTTAGGAATGATTATTCCGATTGTTGGAATGACGCCCTTATCATCAATGGTTTTAACTAGTTTAATCGGTTTGACGGGTGTGCCGATGGCAATTGGTGCTCTAGGTTGTACCGGCAATTCTTTCTTAAACTTTACCCTATTTAGAAAATTAAAATTTGGAGATTTTTCAACAACGCTAGCAGTTACAATTGAACCTTTGACTCAAATCGACATTATTGCGGCCAATCCTATTCCAATTTTTTTAACAAATGCTTTTGCTGGAGCAGTTAATGGAATTATTATTACGATGTTTGGCTTAGTGATTAATGTTACTGGGATGGCAACTCCTTGGGCTGGCTTAATTGTTGCATTTGGATTTAATCCTGCAATTAAAACTTTAGAAGCAGTTTTACTGATTTTAATTAATAGTACAATTTGGGGTTATTTAGGTGGTTTGATGTTTAAACACTTTGATATTCATACCGTTGCTGAAATTCGCGATGAACATCAAACAGAAGAAAAAACAGTTGCAAGTGTTAAAGCATAA
- a CDS encoding helix-turn-helix domain-containing protein: MLGELSRGFPGGHTLRSSTFFIRYQEELVAMICINTDDSAFDKLKELVDQIVVDYKHLEPEEKLNSSKLSTVAGREKLVAAQVEPEHLTSNINELAESEVNKICSEKNISVNYLKREDKLEVVRRLHHQGYFLLKDAVGVAAKVLKVSEPSVYRYLQSVKSEAKE, encoded by the coding sequence ATTCTTGGCGAACTATCAAGGGGTTTCCCGGGGGGACATACTTTACGGTCATCAACATTTTTTATTCGGTATCAAGAAGAATTAGTAGCGATGATTTGTATTAATACCGATGATAGTGCTTTCGATAAATTAAAAGAGTTGGTTGATCAAATTGTGGTTGATTATAAGCATCTAGAGCCGGAAGAAAAATTAAACAGCAGCAAATTATCGACTGTTGCTGGACGAGAGAAATTAGTTGCTGCTCAGGTTGAACCAGAACACTTGACTTCTAATATTAATGAGCTGGCTGAAAGCGAAGTTAATAAGATTTGTAGTGAGAAGAACATTTCAGTTAATTATCTAAAACGAGAAGACAAACTTGAGGTTGTTCGTCGATTGCATCATCAAGGCTATTTTTTGTTGAAAGATGCTGTGGGGGTTGCTGCTAAAGTGCTGAAGGTTTCGGAACCAAGTGTTTATCGTTATCTGCAGTCGGTTAAGAGTGAAGCAAAAGAATAG
- a CDS encoding universal stress protein, translating to MLQQYNNILVPIDGSKEAELAFKKAVAVTRRNGETAKLHLLHVVDTRAFQNISSFDTAMVEQVTETAKKTLEKYVAEAQASGLKNIDYSIEYGAPKVIIAKEVPAEKDIDLIMIGATGLNAVERLLIGSVTEYVTRTAACDVLVVRTDLDNKPVIAEKKPKK from the coding sequence ATGCTACAGCAATATAATAATATTCTTGTTCCGATCGATGGTTCTAAAGAAGCTGAATTAGCTTTTAAAAAAGCCGTCGCTGTTACTCGACGAAACGGCGAAACAGCGAAATTACATCTCTTACATGTGGTTGATACACGTGCTTTCCAAAACATTTCAAGTTTTGATACCGCGATGGTCGAACAAGTTACTGAAACTGCTAAAAAAACGTTAGAAAAATATGTTGCAGAAGCACAAGCAAGCGGATTAAAAAACATTGATTATTCAATTGAATATGGTGCTCCTAAGGTTATTATTGCTAAAGAAGTTCCTGCTGAAAAAGATATTGATTTAATTATGATTGGTGCAACTGGTTTGAACGCTGTCGAAAGATTGTTAATCGGATCAGTTACCGAATATGTTACACGAACCGCTGCTTGCGATGTGTTAGTTGTCAGAACTGATCTTGATAATAAGCCCGTTATAGCTGAAAAAAAGCCTAAGAAATAA